The DNA region GCGCTGAATCATCGTGCTCGTACTTGAACTTTTTGGTCCCTGGGCCGTCCCCGCCGGGCTTGTGCGATCCCACAGACCCTCCCGGTGCGGCCGGACGGGCGTTTTGCCCACGGCTGCCGGCGTTGCCTCCAGCGTCCCTGCCGACCTTCGATTCGGGGCCCCGCTGGTTCTTTCCTGACACGGTCTTCTGGTGCCCGTTGTCGATGACTTCGTGCTTCTTCGCGTGTTGTTCAGTCATAGCTGCATCACAACAGAGCGGCCCCCTGACGTCGATGCACTATTGCACACCCGCCCCGCACATGGCAGACAGCCCGGTACCTGTCGCGTTGGACCCTGCGGGCGCTGGTTTCGTAAGATAGCCCGTCCTGAGCCTCATCCAAATGCAATCAAAACTCCTTCTGTTGTTTGTGTCGTGCGTTCTGGTCACCTCCAGCAGCCTCGTCGCGTTCGGATCGCAGTGGCCGCAGTTCCGCGGACCGAATGGCGCCGGGATTGGCGAAGGCGCCGGATACCCGGTTGAGTTCTCGCCGACGAAGAACCTGGCGTGGAAGACAGCCGTGCCGTTTGGCCAGTCATCGCCGGTTGTGGTCGCGGACCGTCTGTATGTCACGGCGCGCGAGGGCGAGGAGCTTCTGACCGTCGCCATGGACGCAAGGACGGGCAAGGAACTGTGGCGGCAAGGGCTTCGTCGGAGCCGTGCGATGGCGATGTACAAGGCGAACGATCCGGCCTCGCCCACGACCGCAGCGGACGATCGCGGCGTCGTATCTTTTTTTGCGGACTTCGGCCTGATCGCCTACGACGCAGGCGGCCATGTGCGATGGACGCATCCGATGGGCCCGTTCCGGAATTTCTACGGAATGTCTGCGTCGCCGGTGATCGCCGGTGACCTCGTCATCCAGCTGATTGACCAGCTCAACGGTTCGTACCTGGTGGCGCTCGAGCGGGAGACCGGCCGCGTACGCTGGAAGGCCGACCGGCCTGGCGCGACCATTGGGTATGCGACACCGATGGTGTTCCGCCCGTCCGACGGCCGCGCCGAAGTCGTCACCATTGGGTCGACGCGTCTCGACGCCTACGATCTCGCTACGGGCGAGGCGCGCTGGTGGACCCCGATCGGGTCCGGCGGGTCGATGGGTGTGGCGCTTGCGGACGACAAGACGCTGTGGCTCTCCACGTTGGCTTCCGATGAACCGGGGTTGCCGCAGTGGGCCGGCAGCCTCGCGC from Acidobacteriota bacterium includes:
- a CDS encoding PQQ-binding-like beta-propeller repeat protein, which encodes MQSKLLLLFVSCVLVTSSSLVAFGSQWPQFRGPNGAGIGEGAGYPVEFSPTKNLAWKTAVPFGQSSPVVVADRLYVTAREGEELLTVAMDARTGKELWRQGLRRSRAMAMYKANDPASPTTAADDRGVVSFFADFGLIAYDAGGHVRWTHPMGPFRNFYGMSASPVIAGDLVIQLIDQLNGSYLVALERETGRVRWKADRPGATIGYATPMVFRPSDGRAEVVTIGSTRLDAYDLATGEARWWTPIGSGGSMGVALADDKTLWLSTLASDEPGLPQWAGSLAQYDKDADGRISMAELAADKELGEHFGWIDTSDDTFIIEAEWNVARTLGMGTWGAMALKPGGTKGQLPVDAVQWRFQKNVPYIPAPLLYQGVFYMVKTGGIITSLDAATGALLKQGRAPGALGEYYASPVAADGKIYALSQEGKITVLKAGAQWEVLAVNDLGDEINASPALANGRLYVRTRSAVYCFSQAGRGM